TTTACACCCTATTTTGAAAATCCATCAACTTTACCATCTCGTTTCcagttgttggtggtggtggtgttcctGAGGCTTTCATGAATTGTTATTGTTAatgttaatatataatatataataaatagttaattttaattttaagagTAACTATAGTTTTACACCATGTGATTGACACTCATTGTCATCTTTACACCCTATTTTGAAAATCCATCAACTTTACCATCTCGTTTCCAAAATGCATCAACATTAGACTCTGTTGTCTGATGACATCATCTTTCTGTTACTTTGAATGTGATATGACATGTGTACCTTGTTGTTCTATTAACTGACAATTTAAGTCCCTGTATATTTAAAGTCTTCTTCTTCAAATATATCACAAGCTAACCGGAAGTATGGTGATGTTTGTCGAAGAGGTTGGATGGTGACAGATTGTGAGTCGTGGTGGTTTGAAGATGAAAGGTGGAAGTGTATGGTTTGATATGGGTGCCGAGGTGAAGGCTGCAGGTGCTCCGATGGTTATGTTAGGATATTTAACGGTGGTCAGAGTGGGATGATTGGTGGGGATGGTAGCAGTAGGtggttgcaaaaaaaaaaaaaaaaaaaaaaaaacctcaaaaaTCTCGAGAACTCTATTTTAATGAGCTCGCAAACTAAAAAAACTCGTAAACTGCTCTCGTAAACGTAAAATATCAGaggttgggtgttgtgagtgtgGTTTAGGTGGTTACCGAAGAAGACGGTTGCAAGTTTTACTCCGATGGTCGGAATATCGTCGAAGGTGTATTTaggggtgtgtgtgtgtgagaagagaaagagagagagagaattagTGGGCATAAAAATAAAAGGGTTAAGAAAAGGTAAGGTGGATAATTGaccatttaaataaaaacaaggTGAAATGTCTCTTTTGCCCCTGACCCATTAGTGGGTAACATTGACATTTAACGACGTTAAAATGCAGTCACATTAACGCATTTTGAAAATGGGATGGCATAATGTTGATGAATTTTCAAAATAGGATATAAAGCTAACAATGGGTGTCAACTAGGGATGAGATTTTTTACGAAAATACTGGTACTGTACAGAATAATCATAAATGGTACTGATATTGGTATTAGATTTTTCAAATTTCGATATCGGTAAAAAACggtattaatattttttttggtAAAAAACGGTATTAGTACCGAATTTTACTAAGGAAATCCAAAGGGTTTTTTTGGCAACTATGTAATTAATTTATATTTCCATATTATCCATAATCTGGTACACTATTTTAATCTATAATCTCCGATCAATCAAGCCATCTTCTTCTATTATAAACCATATTATATTTGTTATTGGTGTGATGATACTTGAATTTACATTATTGTAGTCAATGGCGAAGTTTGAGAATTTccaccggggggtcgaaaacgtatatactaaaaatttctataaaaccggggggtcaaaaacgtatatacccaaaaatttctatacgaaaactacatactctccactactgagcgaaaagttcggggggtcggccgccccctcccgcccccacaaAGCTACGCTATTTGTAGTTAGACGAAAGAATAGTTAGGTGATTTTGATGTTTTTATTTATGTCTATATGAAAGTTAGCACTAGACTATGAAACCGAGTTGAAGCATATATGTACGTTAATATATATGTTTTAACATTAAGTCATCACGATGAAATagcttaatattatctgataccGTATTGAGAAAAAAAATACAGATAGATAAGAAATGTTCGATACAAAGAAATTGTTATATCTAATAAATCATTATACTAGCAAcgatacttaaaaagagaaatCCTATATACTGACTATAGAGAATAAACTATATTATATTTGCTATTAATTTATGTTATACTTGTATATTATTGTAACCAAATTGATCTGAGTATGCAACTCTTTTAGAGAGAGAATGAATAATTGACTTTTATATAGGTTAGAAAAAAGAGACAAACATATTTGATAAATTTATCTTTCTTTGTCTGTATGGATTACTAATTGCCTTTGATTGATGGATGCAGGACatgatatttttttatattaaacaatGGAAAACATCAAAGCCGTACTAATACGGTAAAGTACCGAAAAATCGGTACTAATACCGGTACCAAACCAATATATTCGGTATCCACTTTTCCTCAATTTTAGTATTGGTAAATGCGGTATTGGTACCTGTatataggggtgcaaacgagccgagccgagcccgagctcgaccaggctcgagctcgagctcgtttaacacatgaaagctcgagctcgagctcagctcgattggagctttatttctaaagctcgagctcggctcaaaggtaatttttcaagctcgagctcggctcgggctcgactcatttagtatttattaattaatttataaatggtaattattattatgtaaatatatgtttaatatattaataaaaaatatataaacagaaagctcgattaggcttgcgagccggctcgagctcgataagtgaagctcgcgctcgggctcgtttactaaacgagcttgtttttaggctcgggctcgagctcgagctcgtttaagctcggctcgttcgagctttttttcgagacgagctcgagtagctcggctcgtttgcacccctacctGTATACCTGTATGGTACTGATGTCATTCTTAGTGTCAACCATAAAGTGTAAAACTGCAAAACTACAGTTTAATGTAAATTTAAGTCAATGTCAACCAAAAAGTTCCTATATTTAAAAATCACAAGAAATATGAAAATATTTAAATGGTATTAAATCGATTTAGAAGTCTTAAAAATAAATTAAGATATACAATTGAAAAATGTTTAAGCAGAATATCATATACTTTGTCTTTTGTTTTGAATGATAACACATGACAACTTAATATAAAAATATGAATTCTAACACCAACTGACTCACGTAACGTAACACATAGACAAAGTAGAATTTTTATGACACATTAGAAAATCGAGGGGTAAAAAAAACCTGACAGATCAAATGTGACCATTAAACACCATACCAAACAACCACCGAATGACGATCATATCCGAGAAAAAGCCTAAACTAATCTTGTGGAAAAGTTATAAAAATCTAAAGTATTATAATAAAAATGGAAAcgattaaacttaaaaaaaaaaaaaaagacaaaattgaCACTATTCCTCATATAATGGATAAAATGATATAATCATAGCCCAAAGCCATGCCAAAATTGCATTTGAAAAACACCCACTTCAGGTTCCGAAACCCTAAATCTCAATTTTCAAATGGGTGAATCTATCTAGGTATGATTATATTGAAAGCATGTCGACGTACATCTGTGATAGAAAACATTAAAATCATAGATTATATCAGTTGAACAAACACAAACTTACACTAAGAGAGGCATTATACGACACGTAGACCACACGTCAGAACGTGACATGGTGCTAAAATGGACGGTGTGGGAGTGGCGTGATTAGTGACtgttttataatatatatatatatatatatatatatatatatatatatatatatatatatatatatatatatatatatatatatatatatatatatatatagggttgggctatatagaaaaccctatctatataaaaaaaccctagaaaacccaagctcccgacatttttttttttgaaaaaaataacacatgtaatatacatgtttttaagacttttgggccaaaaaaatcaaaaaagcgccaaagggataatttaaaaaaaaaattcagcaattttaaaaaatttctgtcttttttgcctaagacatgttaggcactgaaatttgtttattttttttaaaaaaaatcccttcggcgcttttttgtttttttttgcccaaaacactctaaaacatgtatattacatgtgtaatttttttcaaaaaaaaaaatgtcgggaggttgggtaaaaatggggggagatttgggtttccagagttttctaccTAAATGAGGGTTTTCTGTCTAGCATtgtccaatatatatatatatatatatataacccaaTCAAGAGCCTCCACTTCACAACCAGAATGCCCCCTACGCCGGAGGAAAACCCAAGCCCAAATGTAAACGCCAAGGACTACGCCGTTCCCGGGGTGGGGTGTGCGTCATAGTGTGGCATAAACACCACAAAATCACGCCCACACTGTGTGGTCTAATGGCATTTTTACCCTAGAATACATCATCTATTTGAGTATCAAGAGTTACAACTATTCCCACATCCCTCTATCTTATTCTcaaactcttttacactcaatttCTATATATCTATGTATGTACTGAGAGATAGAGAAGAGGGATGTGTGAATATTAACATGGATAGGAGCAAACAACAAAAAATATCAAAGCCAAGCACATCTCGATTATCGAGCCCTGTGTGAGAGGAAATGAACACAAACCTTGGCTTAAACCCAACAACCCTGAAATATGAAATCTATGGCTGCTCTTGGGAAAGACGCATGTATGTTCGAGTGTGGCTCGAACAACAAACCTTTTATGTTGGCAAACTCGTGTTTTAATGACACGAGTATGTTCAAGTGCAACTTATATAGGTTGCTGAGCGAATTTCACTAAAGACAAACTGTGGCAGACGAAGAAACATGAACTCCGACAAGCTACAAATATACAACAAAAACAACTACGATAACATGATTCATGGTTCAGCAACATACACACAGTGAAATTCGAGTTCTGAGGTGTTACACAACACCAAAATCCATTTATAAGCATCTTAACCAGTTATTTTTCCATATTTCTGCTCTTCTTACCTACTTCTCATACTAAATATAGCAGACTTCATATTATATGATGCTTAACAGGTAAAAACATCAGTTACCTTCATCACCAGATTTCAAGTAAAGTGTCTCGCCACCTTCGCCGCCACCACCACGACCTTCAGTAGTCGGGCCAGAAAGCCCGATATCTTGCTTACGGGAGAAGTCAGGGAACCCTCCTATGCCTAGGTGCCCACCACTGCCACTAGCGGTGCCGTCACTATGTAACATGTGAAGCCCACTGCTTCccccactaccaccaccaccagagTTCATTCCTAGCTGACTGTGAATGGCAGCCTGCTGCTGCAGTGAAGAGTACTGCTGCTGACTGTAGAGCATAGATGAACGTGCAGCCATGAGTGCTTGTGGTGACATCTGTTGAGCTTGAGCTTGTTGGTGCTGCTGCATGTAGTGACCACCTGGCTGCATCATTCCGCCAAGCGGGTACTGCATTTCATTTCAATCACACAACTAACTTCAGATGCTTcaaaaataaactattttttaATACAATCATTTAAGAGGTTTTGAATAGGATTCTACCCACATTGTGTGTTTAATCAAAAGCCATATAGAGCTAAATATTTACCTGGGAATGAACGGCAGCCGCCTGTGGTTGAGAATCAGCAATGGCAGCAAGATACATAAGGTTCCTCTGAAGCTTTGCTTGATTTCTGCCATAATAAGATTACAAGCAGTTAAAAGTAGGAATGCTAACATATAAAAGGCCACTACACATCGACAATTTGTGAGATctttaaaacaaataaataaaagtaaGAACTGAAAGCACTCACTCTGCGCATTCGGTCAGTTTCCCCGAGTTTTGGCTCTCAACTATTTTCAGAATCAGAGATTTGTTCTCATCAAGATACTGCACACATGAGTTAATCGTTTAGTGCGGATCTGTTTAGGAAGAGTACAAAATAATATACATTCATATTATGAAAACttctaataaataaatatataatgtattaaataTGATCACAAAAACCATAACATTATACAATCAACACCTAAAgattaaaaatattaaaaccaGCCTAATATTCGGGTAACAATATCCCATATATAAAGATTATAAATATTAACCAGCATTATTGTTTTTGATGAAATTTATTAGAAATACACTCTACATGCAACAATATCCCACGTATAATGATTAAAAATATTATAACTAGCATTATTTTCTTTTAATGGGGACACACACAACACAAGTACACCTGTCTTGAGCAATATTGAGTCATTTAGCCATACAAATATGGGGCATGTACCCTTATTCTCCCACCCTTGAATTATTTGCCCAATCTATAGCAAATGATCACCTTTTTGCCCTACAGAAAATGGGACACATACCCTAATGGGGTCATAGTTAACATTATTTGCCCCATCTGTAACAACCGTTCTTCAATTCAAGGAGGGGCCTATAGGATAACTgtttaaaacaaaacaaataatttAGCTAACATTATTTGACTACTACTTTTAAATTATAAAGAGGGTGTTGCCCCTCCCAAGAGGTCGAAGGTTCGAGTCCCGCCATGGACATTTGCGTAGAACTAGTAGGAGATTAGATTGTTATTAAAAATAATAGGGGAATCTTGATGCTAACCACAaatattaattaaaaccaaggTAATCATTTGACGATTCTTTAGCATTACCTAATTACCTACGTTAAGTCCTAAAACCGTAGACGATCAAGGTTTCTAATGCCTTGAGCACCCGCAAACGGTGCCCTTTGGGTGTTGACGGATGCTTAGGTAAACGAGGGTTAAAGGCCCCGCCAACACAGACGTGGCAAGGAGAGTCAAGGGTTACAGTAGGAAGGCTTTTCTATATAGCGGAGACAGCCTTGGGAAATGAGCTATCCGTAAAGGTGGGGTCAGTGGCTGAGGTGGCTCCACATAGAATAACGAAAAACCCTCGATTATATATAGGGATACAATGAGAAAAATTACAAAGAAAACCTAATCAAACTACATTAAATACAATTAAATAATAAAGCCTAACTAATATATTCTATCTAATACTTTATCAACGAGCCGAGCGCCACTCGCGATACCCTTCTATTAATTTTAAAGATAATAGAATAAAACCGTAACTAATATATtctatataatatttttgggagtTAATATTCACACACCCTTCCCCTCTGTGTCTCTCTATGTATGGAGGGAGAGATAGAGTGAAAATGGATGTGAAAATAAGTCCCCTCTATCTCTCTCTACATATAGatacatagatatatatatacaccctCCCTTCTATCTCTGTAGATATATAGCGGGAGAAATAGAGTGAAAAAAGATGTGAAAATAAGTCTCCTCTATCTCTTTgattatagatatatatatagagagattAGAGTAAAAGGGATGTGAAATAAGATTTAGTGACGTGAGAATAATGAAAGCCATATTTTATGAATGTACCGAGCGCACCAGAGATGCTCTTAAACCACCCCTAACACCTACAATCACTAGTGCAGTCAAGATGCGTACCCATGATCACAAACTTTATCTACATGACTTGACTCCATAAGTGTCACACAGCCACTACAAGTTTGATGATCTACATGCACTTATTTTTCCTAGATGTCCTAGAAAATCAGCATCTGAACCCTAAAGATTGATCTGTACAACACAATCTGATACGATTCTACCCTACTACATAAAGTCAAACACTAGGTCTAGTACACAATTAGTTTCGAATCTATGTTGTTTTGTTGGTCTAGTGAAGTTTGTAAAATGAACAGacatattatataatataatctaaATAATCATATTCTCAATCAtctttttatatttaataaaatCTACATATAGAACTAGCAAGATACCTGGATAGCTAAAGGCCAACACATATATCAATAGGGCATCGATTAGCATGCGCACGCACAGATATTAATGAAAATAAAGAATGTTTAATGCAGAATCTTAACTCACAGATTACCAAGAAGGTAAGATTATTTATTCCCAAAACCAAATATTTTAAAGATAAATTTCCCAAATAACTTAAACAAGGAATAACATGGGATTTGCTATTTTTAACAAAAGATTTGTTATTGTAAGAtaaagatttatttttatttttatttttatttttgtttctttgtagTTTTCATGTTAAAATGTGTaagaaaacacacacaaaataaaaaaaacaataggAAATAACATATACAGTAGACAGAAATGTAACAACAAGCAAAAGTAAGTTGTATGTGGAAGGGAACTTGTTGCAGATGAAGAAACAAGCAAGTAAAAGCCAAAAAGTAAAAGGGAAGACAAAAAGATGAAAAAAGAAgttaaacacaaacacacaaccCAAACAACAAGACACAAGAACTGGACTCTTtaagtgtgtgttgtgtgtgagagagaaagctaaagaagaaagaaagaagagTCATGAAGGAACACTTGAAAACCTGTTGAATGTGATCAGTAGTAACGCTGTTAGTGGGATAATAAGCTGCCATCATGGGCTGCATCTGCATCAGGTGCTGCTGCATTATGTTTGTATGTATTTCTCTCTTTATACTCACCTTACTCTCTCACTTTCTATATATATTGTGTATGTATCTAAATATGTGTCTATCTCACTCTAGAACAGGTAGATTAAGAAAGAGAGGACGCAGACTGAAAAGGGCAAAGGGGGAAATTGTATAGGGCTCCACAagaaactctttttttttttttttttctattttctttctGTGTGCTTGTGGTTTAAATCAGTTGTTTGACAAGATTAAATGAGACTCTCTTAGAAACCCTACTAACACAGAGATATTAAAGGCTGATGAtagatggatggatggatggtaGCAGAAGATCGatcaaagaaaacaaaaaaaggaGCAGGCTTTTTCTCAGTGTAGTACCCCTCTTTGGCTATATAGCTGGACAATGGTGGAATGAGAGAGATGGGAGGGGTCACTTTAGGGTTTTCAGAGCTCctgaatatattttattttataattttttaaaataagTGAGTACAAAATACTATTTTTACAACTTTATTTTAGGGTGTCAATTTTTTCTCTCTCTATATGGTGGTGTATAATAAACACTAATTTGTAAATTAAGTGAATAAATCTTAATCATTCTTTTATATCATTAAGTCGTAAAATATTGTATTTTCATTATTAAATCATGGTCATTGATTTACACTTATGTATAGAGTTAGAATTAGTTCACTAGTATTCATAATCAAGAAGGTTTGTTCACTAAtaaacctaaccctatatataagAGATAGAATGAAAAGGGTGTGTAGAGACGTTTGTGAATAGGATGACCCTTCTTTTATTATATTTAAAACGGTTAACTCATACATATTCGCTAATAACACTCCTAAACATGTATTTTTGTCAACCGTGCGACTAAATCCCTTAATTATGGCAGCAAACGAACTAAACATTCAGCAAACAATTCGTGAACTGTTTGGCAAAAATTTTGTTTGTGTCcgttcgtttaataaataaacgaacacgaataaAAAAATTTTGTTCTTTTAGTTAAATGCGTGAACATAAACAGAGACCGTGTTCGTTAATTTATTttcgtgaacgtttggtaacATATTTGTTAAGATACATTCATTTATATTTGTTTGTGTGATAGTTTATTAGTgcttttagtttttatatttttattaaagtatttcaaaatttgaactaatgaaatatttaataaatattagTTATTGTATATTAGataccattatatatatatatatgtgggaAGTTTCAAATGAAAATCACTAGTTATCgcgaaaacttgaaaactaactaaaaagcctaaaaaacataccaatttcttttttttttttttgcatgccaattttcgctattttaggtatataaaaaaattttcaaaaaaaaatttgtattgcacatgtgtaatagtacacatgtgtatgtgtactacacatgtgaattattacacatgtgcactacaaaaaaaattgaaaaaaagtttttctttatatatatatataaaactagcgatttttaataaaaagaatttgtgtgttttttaggctttttttagttagttttcgagttttcgtgataaaagtggtttttatttgaaccatcatatatatatatatatatatatatatatatatatatatatatatatatatatatatatatatatatatatatatatatatatagggggctgctagaatgagaaccaccccgagttgtaagaaccgcgagaactacaccccacggagcgccgttcgccatgatttttttttttacaagtagatgtgtgtattataaacacagccgtaaaaaatcatggcgaacggcgctccgtggggtgtagttttttacaccacaagtttggtgttttttaattttttttttcttttttctttttttttttcaccaaacttgtggtgtaaaaaactacaccccacggagcgccgttcgccatgattttttacggctgtgtttataatatacacatctacttgtaaaaaaaatcatgacgaacgacgctccgtggggtgtagttctcgcggttcttacaactcgagatggttctcattctagcggctccctatatatatatatataggggaccgctaaaatgaaaaccacctccagttataagaaccatgagaactttttgatccggggcgagttggaccaaaaattattttcataaacgtagatgcgtgtattataaacatatttgtaaaaaaaataaaaaaaatgtcgttacccgtaaacacaaacttgtggtgctcaaaactacacacacgacatttttttttttgatttttttttaaatttacgtTACCTGTAAACACAAAcatgtggtgctcaaaactacataCACGACatgttttttttgaattttttttacaaatgtgtttataatacacgcatctacgtttatgaaaaaaaaatggtccaactcgccccgtacggtgtagttctcatggttcttacaactggaggtagTTTTcgttttagcggtcccctatatatatatatatatatatataggccagttaacgtacaatagggcttatcgatacattacgtacgcgataacctcagccgtcagatcttcatctccCATGCGATTTCATATCTCCATGCGAACTGTACGAACtgtgcgaattcaatcttccacatgcgattttgtccatctacacaccccatgccatttttcacattaccccatgctaaccattttttcacatgcgatattcaatcttccacatgtgattctacacaccccatgccatttttcacattaccccatgctagccattttttcacatgcgaattcaatcttccacatgcgattttgtccatctacacaccccatgccatttttcacattaccccatgctaaccattttttcacatgcgatttcatttgcATGGGATttcaaacatgcgatttcattgcattttcaagccatgcgatttcatttgcctttttataacatgcgaagaTTGAATTCGCACAAGATCCGCACCAGATcgaacggctgggatgatcgcgtacg
This genomic stretch from Helianthus annuus cultivar XRQ/B chromosome 8, HanXRQr2.0-SUNRISE, whole genome shotgun sequence harbors:
- the LOC110872323 gene encoding GRF1-interacting factor 1 codes for the protein MQQHLMQMQPMMAAYYPTNSVTTDHIQQYLDENKSLILKIVESQNSGKLTECAENQAKLQRNLMYLAAIADSQPQAAAVHSQYPLGGMMQPGGHYMQQHQQAQAQQMSPQALMAARSSMLYSQQQYSSLQQQAAIHSQLGMNSGGGGSGGSSGLHMLHSDGTASGSGGHLGIGGFPDFSRKQDIGLSGPTTEGRGGGGEGGETLYLKSGDEGN